One genomic segment of Elgaria multicarinata webbii isolate HBS135686 ecotype San Diego chromosome 9, rElgMul1.1.pri, whole genome shotgun sequence includes these proteins:
- the RPL3 gene encoding large ribosomal subunit protein uL3: MSHRKFSAPRHGSLGFLPRKRSRRHRGKVKSFPKDDPSKPIHLTAFLGYKAGMTHIVREVDRPGSKVNKKEVVEAVTVVETPPMVIVGIVSYVQTPRGLRTFKTIFAEHISDECKRRFYKNWHKSKKKAFTKYCKKWQDDEGKKQLEKDFNSMKKYCQVIRVIGHTQMRMLPLRQKKSHLMEIQVNGGTVAEKVDWARAKLEQQVPVSTVFGQDEMIDVIGVTKGKGYKGVTSRWHTKKLPRKTHRGLRKVACIGAWHPARVAFSVARAGQKGYHHRTEINKKIYKIGQGYQIKDGKLIKNNASTEYDQSDKSINPLGGFVHYGEVTNDFIMLKGCVVGTKKRVLTLRKSLLVQTKRRALEKIALKFIDTTSKFGHGRFQTAEEKKAFMGPLKKDRIAKEETA, translated from the exons ATG TCTCACCGCAAATTTTCAGCTCCCAGACATGGATCCTTGGGCTTTTTGCCCCGCAAGCGCAGCCGTCGCCATCGAGGCAAGGTGAAGAGCTTTCCTAAAGATGACCCCAGCAAGCCCATCCACCTCACTGCATTTCTTGGGTACAAGGCTGGCATGACCCACATTGTCCGTGAAGTTGACAGACCTGGATCCA AGGTGAACAAGAAAGAAGTTGTAGAGGCAGTTACTGTGGTGGAAACCCCTCCCATGGTCATTGTGGGAATTGTGAGCTATGTGCAAACTCCTCGTGGCCTTCGTACCTTCAAGACCATATTTGCTGAGCACATTAGTGATGAATGCAAGCGTCGCTTCTACAAGAACTG GCATAAGTCCAAGAAGAAGGCCTTTACCAAGTACTGCAAGAAGTGGCAGGATGACGAAGGCAAGAAGcaattggagaaggatttcaacagCATGAAGAAGTACTGCCAGGTTATCAGGGTCATAGGTCACACTCAG ATGCGCATGCTTCCACTCCGGCAAAAGAAGTCTCACCTCATGGAGATCCAGGTGAATGGTGGCACTGTGGCTGAGAAGGTGGATTGGGCCCGAGCAAAGCTGGAGCAGCAGGTGCCTGTATCAACTGTTTTTGGCCAGGATGAAATGATAGATGTCATTGGCGTCACCAAGGGCAAGGGCTACAAAG GGGTTACTAGCCGATGGCACACTAAAAAACTGCCCCGGAAGACTCATAGGGGTCTGCGCAAAGTGGCCTGTATTGGCGCATGGCATCCTGCTCGTGTGGCCTTCTCTGTAGCTCGAGCTGGTCAGAAGGGCTACCATCACCGCACAGAGATCAATAAGAAG ATCTACAAGATTGGCCAAGGATACCAAATCAAGGATGGAAAGTTGATCAAAAACAATGCTTCAACAGAGTATGATCAATCTGATAAGAGCATTAACCCTCTG GGTGGGTTTGTCCATTACGGTGAAGTGACCAATGATTTTATCATGTTGAAAGGCTGTGTTGTTGGGACCAAGAAGAGAGTTCTCACTCTGCGCAAG tCCTTGCTGGTACAGACCAAGCGTCGTGCCCTGGAGAAGATTGCCCTGAAATTCATCGACACCACTTCCAAATTTGGCCATGGCCGCTTCCAGACTGCAGAGGAAAAGAAGGCTTTCATG GGACCACTCAAGAAAGACCGTATTGCCAAAGAGGAGACAGCTTAA